In the genome of Cutibacterium equinum, one region contains:
- a CDS encoding VWA domain-containing protein, whose product MTVHPDWVLLVVAVLATLALAAIAVTTRRRSSPRSTAAMWCRVLAALLLVGVALRPGSADIPHSDEAAGAEVIVIVDRTTSMGATDHDGKSRMSGVTADLVSLADAMPSARVTVIASDNQARIALPPSTDPAALRTLAETLGWRETMNAAGSDIGMAEPLARQMLVKARDSRPTAKRYLVYMGDGEQTASSAPHSFSDISGLIDGGLVLGYGTTSGGTMPIRPGATEKVTRNGSPAVSHADPQALRTMAEQMGGRFLQRNAASKVTWWENPLQQPADPQPGRTRHWAWWFAAAALVCEMADAWLSVRAWRRMRKDVA is encoded by the coding sequence ATGACCGTCCATCCTGACTGGGTCCTCCTCGTTGTGGCAGTCCTGGCAACACTTGCCCTGGCTGCCATTGCGGTGACGACACGACGGCGTTCTTCCCCCCGATCCACCGCAGCCATGTGGTGCCGGGTCCTGGCTGCCCTGTTGCTGGTGGGGGTGGCCCTGCGCCCTGGGAGCGCCGACATCCCACACAGCGATGAGGCGGCCGGGGCTGAAGTCATCGTCATCGTTGACCGCACCACCTCGATGGGAGCAACCGACCATGACGGCAAGTCACGAATGTCGGGGGTGACCGCCGACCTCGTCTCCCTGGCTGATGCGATGCCGTCGGCACGAGTGACCGTCATCGCCTCGGACAATCAGGCGCGGATCGCGCTGCCACCCAGCACCGACCCGGCGGCTCTGCGCACCCTCGCCGAGACCCTGGGCTGGCGGGAAACGATGAACGCGGCTGGTAGTGACATCGGCATGGCCGAACCGCTCGCTCGCCAGATGCTCGTCAAGGCGCGAGACAGTCGCCCCACCGCCAAGAGATACCTGGTGTACATGGGCGACGGAGAACAGACGGCGTCCTCGGCTCCGCACAGTTTTTCCGACATTTCTGGGCTCATCGACGGCGGGCTGGTCCTCGGCTACGGAACGACCTCGGGAGGAACCATGCCCATCCGTCCCGGTGCGACGGAAAAAGTGACCAGGAATGGCTCTCCTGCGGTGTCTCATGCTGATCCGCAGGCATTGCGGACCATGGCTGAGCAGATGGGCGGACGGTTCCTCCAACGCAACGCCGCCAGCAAGGTGACATGGTGGGAAAACCCGCTTCAACAGCCGGCGGATCCACAGCCGGGTCGCACTCGCCACTGGGCATGGTGGTTTGCCGCAGCCGCGCTGGTCTGTGAGATGGCAGATGCCTGGCTCAGCGTGCGGGCGTGGCGACGGATGCGCAAGGATGTGGCGTGA